One Candidatus Nanopelagicales bacterium genomic window, GATGCCTGGCAGCGTCACGGCAAGCCGATCGGCGCCACATGCCCTCTCGGAAGAGAGCGGTGGGGGGGACCCCAGAAGTGGATCTCCCCCCGCCGAGTCGTCAGGCCTTGCCGAGAATCCGGGCGATCGTAGTCCCGCATTCGGGGCACTTGCCCTTTGCCATGCGTGTGCCCTTGGCGTTGACCGATACCTCGCCAGTGAACGAACGCTTGTTCTTGCACTTGACGCAGTACCCCTCGCCGCTGTACTCCTCCGCCACGCGAACCTCCTCGATATGCCGCCGACTTCTCGCCGACTGCCTTGGCCCGCACAGCGTAGTTCCGAGATCCGAAGGCCCCGCAGGCGGGTCACCCCCTGTCACCTTCAGATCCGCCGCGACTGTCCTCGGCAGCTTGACGGCTTGGGCGCGGGCCTGTGGATACCCGACTTCACAAATCCGCGAAATCGGGCACGATCGCGGGATGAGACCACGATTGCACCCCTGGATACCACTGTTGCGCCTTCACGACGGGGCAGTCCAGGTTGGTACCGACCCACAGCGCCGCGTGAGGCTCGCAAGTGAGGCCGCAGCCGCAGTCCTCGCCGCCGCTGCAGCCATGGACGGGCGACTCCTCCGTGAGGACCTTGACCAAGATCCGCTCGTCGCCAGGGGTCTAGCGCTGCTGTGCGAGTCTGGAGCGCTGATGGATGCCGATGAGCACCCGCGAGGATGGCAAGCGCTCCATCACCGTACGCGCCAGGATCTGACGCGCGGTGCCCTTACGAGGGCCGTGAGCACCCAGGGCCGACTGTCCAGCGGGACTGTCACCGCACGAACCAGCGTCGAGGTCACCGTTTGGGGCCCGCGACCCCTGGCCGCGGCTGTCACGACCGCCCTAGCGTCCGCTGGCTTCAACAGGACCGTCTGCATCGACGCCGAGGCGGCTGCCATCGGCCAAACAGATCGCGTGATCCTGATCGGGCGCCCCAAGTGGGCAGTAGTTTCCGGCCTGATGCGGAACTCGATCCCGCACGTGGCACTGTCTCCCCGGGCCGCGTCCATCCGGATCGGCCCATTCGTCGAACCGGGTCGCTCGGCGTGCCTTAGGTGCCTGCATCTGGCTCGGGGGGACCGAGATCCTAACTGGCCACTAATCAGCGAGCAACTCGACCGGCTCGTTGTTCCTGAGCCGGATCCAGCGCTGGTGACACTAGCCACTGGGCTCTTCGCGTTGTTGTTCACCGAGTGGGCGGACTCAGCGCCACCACGCGTGCTGAATCGTGTTGTGGAGGTCAGCGCTCCGCTGGGGCTGCGGGCTGAACGCGAGATCGCCGTTCATCCAGCCTGCGGATGCACTTGGCCGGAAGCGCTGCCAGACTCGGGTTGATTCGATCCGGCTACTCCCAACGTCAGAAACCATATTCACTCTCCTGCCCGAATTCCCGCCAGTCACGCGCGACAATGAGACATGCCGGATCTGCCGTACCACGCCGCTTCCCGGGGAGCGCGACTCGCGACCCTCCCGCTCGGGCACGCCGGGCGGGCAGCGTGGGGACTGGGGAAGAGGTTGGGGGGAAAGCCCGCCGAGGCAGTGACACTGGAACTGCAGCAGCGCACCGCTGAGAGCTTGTTCAGGGTTCTTGGGGAACTCAAGGGCGGCGCCATGAAGGCTGGGCAGGCCATGAGTGTCTTCGAGGCGGCTCTGCCCGAGGACCTCGCCGGTCCATACCGGGCGACGCTGACGAAGTTGCAGGAGGCCGCTCCCCCGCTGCCCGCTCAGACCGTCCACGCCGTGCTTGAACAGGATCTCGGCGCCGATTGGCGAACCCGGTTCCGGTCCTTCGACGATGTCCCGGCTGCCGCCGCGTCGATTGGACAAGTCCACCGCGCGGTCTCGGCGGACGGCCGAGTCGTCGCCGTGAAGATCCAGTACCCCGGAGCGGCCCATGCGCTGCGATCCGACCTAAATCAGATGGTGCGCATGGGACGACTGTTCGGTTCGTGGCTGCCGGGCCTGGACGTCAAGTCACTACTCAATGAACTTCGCGACCGGGTTATCGACGAACTCGACTATCTGGCTGAGTCGGATTCCCAGCGTAAGTTCGCCGCGGCCTACGAGGGCGA contains:
- a CDS encoding DUF5679 domain-containing protein encodes the protein MAEEYSGEGYCVKCKNKRSFTGEVSVNAKGTRMAKGKCPECGTTIARILGKA